Proteins co-encoded in one Kutzneria chonburiensis genomic window:
- a CDS encoding aldose 1-epimerase family protein: MFSRRTALATVAGTSAALAFGGSPAVATTETEPLLPTGRQYRVASGKQSLVVAEVGAELRSWIVDGRPVLANHADDSLGDSHMGKILLPWVDRIAGGNYTFQGTAQETPISEHWSNCALHGLALFLPWTPIRQDRDRLVLGCTLYPQYGYPFMLRFQTEYLLDRNGLRVGLTATNIGKQPAPFGSGYHPYFAVPPSVDQAKLTVNASTYLINNDNGIPTGKAPVAGTAVDFRSPKPIGPAQVDVAFTDLVRTTADSTLAEIEAPDGHKVQLWADENHKFLAVYSDDYPDPGRPARQAIAVEPLTSAANAFNSGDGLIVLAPGQTYRSVWGLRTV, from the coding sequence ATGTTCTCCCGCAGAACCGCGCTCGCCACGGTCGCGGGCACGAGCGCCGCGCTGGCCTTCGGCGGCTCGCCGGCCGTCGCCACGACCGAGACCGAGCCGCTTCTGCCCACCGGGCGGCAGTACCGGGTCGCCAGCGGCAAGCAGAGTCTGGTGGTGGCCGAGGTCGGGGCCGAGCTGCGCTCATGGATCGTGGACGGTCGGCCCGTGCTGGCCAACCACGCCGACGACAGCCTGGGCGACAGCCACATGGGCAAGATCCTGCTGCCGTGGGTGGACCGCATCGCCGGCGGCAACTACACGTTCCAGGGCACGGCCCAGGAAACCCCGATCAGCGAGCACTGGAGCAACTGCGCCCTGCACGGCCTCGCGTTGTTCCTGCCGTGGACGCCGATTCGCCAGGACCGCGACCGGCTTGTGCTGGGCTGCACGTTGTATCCGCAGTACGGCTATCCGTTCATGCTGCGCTTCCAGACGGAGTACCTGCTGGACCGCAACGGATTGCGAGTCGGCCTCACCGCGACCAACATCGGCAAGCAGCCGGCTCCGTTCGGCAGCGGCTACCACCCGTACTTCGCCGTCCCGCCGTCGGTGGACCAGGCCAAGCTCACCGTCAACGCTTCGACGTACCTGATCAACAACGACAACGGCATCCCGACCGGCAAGGCCCCGGTGGCCGGCACCGCGGTCGACTTCCGTTCCCCCAAGCCGATCGGCCCCGCGCAGGTCGACGTGGCCTTCACCGACCTCGTTCGCACCACCGCCGACAGCACGCTGGCCGAGATCGAGGCGCCGGACGGGCACAAGGTCCAGCTGTGGGCCGACGAGAACCACAAGTTCCTCGCCGTCTACTCCGACGACTACCCCGACCCCGGCCGCCCGGCGCGGCAGGCCATCGCCGTCGAGCCGCTGACCTCCGCCGCCAACGCGTTCAACAGCGGCGACGGCTTGATCGTGCTGGCGCCCGGGCAGACCTACCGCAGCGTCTGGGGTCTGCGGACGGTGTAA
- a CDS encoding TIGR01777 family oxidoreductase, whose product MSIVQSTVVDFPLAEVFAWHSRPGAMPRLTPPWAPLRVIAEASSLRDGQAVLGLPGGLRWLAAHQPGAYDPPYRFVDELASQPLRTVLSWRHSHEFAAEGDSKTKVTDRIETPVPGALLRSMVAYRHRQLAGDLAAHRWSRDLRPDPLTVAITGSGGMIGTQLAALLTTGGHKVIRLVRRAPRSASERRWRPDKPDADLLAGVDAVVHLAGASIAGRFTPSHKAAVRDSRIEPTLRLAQLAARGRHRPSTFVSASAVGIYGPDRGDELLTEESPRGEGFLADLVADWEDAASAAAEDGVRVVTVRTGIVQSPRGGSLRLLFPLFAAGLGGRLGTGRQWLPWIGIDDLLDVYLRAIVDSGLSGAVNAVAPQPVRNIDYTRALASALHRPAVLPVPSIGPRLLLGREGAEELASASQRVVPRRLELAGHRFRHPVVDQALAHLL is encoded by the coding sequence GTGAGCATCGTGCAGTCGACCGTCGTCGACTTCCCGCTGGCCGAGGTGTTCGCCTGGCACAGCCGGCCCGGAGCCATGCCTCGCCTGACGCCGCCGTGGGCGCCGCTGCGGGTGATCGCGGAGGCCTCGTCGCTGCGGGACGGGCAGGCGGTGCTGGGACTTCCCGGCGGGCTGCGGTGGCTGGCCGCGCACCAGCCGGGCGCGTACGACCCGCCGTACCGGTTCGTCGACGAACTGGCCTCGCAGCCGCTGCGAACAGTGTTGTCCTGGCGGCACAGCCACGAATTCGCCGCCGAGGGTGACTCGAAGACCAAGGTCACCGACCGGATCGAAACGCCGGTGCCGGGCGCGCTGCTGCGGTCCATGGTCGCCTATCGGCACCGGCAGCTGGCCGGCGATCTCGCCGCGCACCGGTGGTCCCGCGACCTTCGGCCGGACCCGCTGACCGTTGCGATCACCGGCAGCGGAGGCATGATCGGCACGCAGCTGGCCGCCCTGCTGACCACCGGCGGCCACAAGGTGATCCGTTTGGTCCGGCGCGCACCGCGTTCGGCGAGCGAGCGGCGGTGGCGTCCCGATAAGCCGGACGCCGACCTGCTGGCCGGCGTGGACGCAGTTGTCCATCTGGCCGGCGCGTCGATCGCGGGGCGATTCACCCCGTCGCACAAGGCCGCCGTGCGGGACAGCCGGATCGAGCCGACGCTACGGTTGGCACAGCTGGCCGCACGCGGGCGGCATCGGCCGTCGACGTTTGTCAGCGCCTCGGCGGTCGGCATCTACGGCCCCGATCGCGGCGACGAGCTGTTGACCGAGGAAAGTCCGCGCGGCGAAGGCTTTCTCGCCGACCTGGTGGCGGACTGGGAGGACGCGGCCTCGGCCGCCGCCGAGGACGGCGTCCGGGTCGTCACCGTGCGGACCGGCATCGTGCAGTCGCCACGCGGCGGCAGCCTGCGCCTGCTGTTCCCGTTGTTCGCGGCCGGACTGGGCGGCCGGCTCGGCACCGGCCGGCAGTGGCTGCCGTGGATCGGCATCGACGACCTGCTCGACGTCTACCTACGGGCGATCGTCGACAGTGGACTGTCCGGCGCAGTCAATGCCGTTGCCCCGCAACCGGTTCGCAACATCGACTACACCAGGGCCCTGGCCTCGGCACTGCACCGGCCGGCCGTGCTCCCGGTTCCGTCCATCGGTCCCCGCCTGCTGCTCGGCCGGGAGGGGGCCGAGGAGTTGGCCAGCGCCAGCCAGCGGGTGGTGCCCCGCCGGCTGGAACTGGCCGGGCACCGCTTCCGTCACCCCGTGGTGGACCAGGCGCTGGCCCACCTCCTCTGA
- a CDS encoding TspO/MBR family protein, which translates to MTVFTVRRQAGAGAVFGLAVALAALAGALASTRTAQDYGRLAQPSWAPPAWVFGPVWTLLYVSIAVAGWLVWRRAGTGGARWALTTYGVQLLLNAAWTPIFFGLRLFGATFAEIVVLWLAIGVTVVLFARIRRAAAVLLLPYWAWTTFATVLTYAVWQLNP; encoded by the coding sequence ATGACGGTGTTCACGGTCCGCCGGCAGGCCGGCGCCGGCGCGGTGTTCGGGCTGGCGGTGGCGCTCGCGGCGCTGGCCGGTGCGCTGGCCAGCACCCGCACGGCCCAGGACTACGGACGGCTGGCCCAGCCCTCGTGGGCCCCTCCGGCCTGGGTCTTCGGCCCGGTCTGGACCCTGCTCTACGTGTCGATCGCCGTGGCCGGTTGGCTGGTCTGGCGACGCGCCGGCACGGGCGGTGCACGCTGGGCGCTGACCACGTACGGGGTGCAGTTGCTGCTCAACGCCGCATGGACGCCGATCTTCTTCGGCCTGCGGCTGTTCGGGGCGACCTTCGCCGAGATCGTGGTGTTGTGGCTGGCCATCGGCGTGACAGTGGTGCTGTTCGCGCGGATCCGACGCGCCGCCGCCGTGCTGCTGCTGCCCTACTGGGCGTGGACTACCTTCGCCACCGTGCTCACCTACGCCGTCTGGCAGCTCAACCCGTGA
- a CDS encoding MerR family transcriptional regulator encodes MEPEWTPGALARMLGVSPNTLRTWDRRYGLGPTVRQDGRHRRYSEGDERRLRRMVALIASGMSTAAAAAIARGESASQAPSVAVEPFSPAAAVRGFRRAAARLDAPLMRELARRLIAEHDVATAWEEVFTPVLVELGAGSAIEVEHMASASIQHALRQIPAARERGRLPVLLACAPDEQHTLPLDALAAVLSEQGCAHRSLGARVPAPALVKAVDQLRPAVTVVWAHTEVLAGLVPLDDLLASGHTTVVVAGPGWQSVPPDVRQVSSLREAVTVVSELSGIAALST; translated from the coding sequence ATGGAGCCGGAGTGGACCCCGGGTGCGCTGGCCCGCATGCTGGGCGTCTCGCCCAACACGCTGCGCACCTGGGATCGCCGGTACGGCCTGGGACCGACCGTCCGCCAGGACGGGCGGCACCGGCGCTACAGCGAGGGTGACGAGCGCCGGCTCCGTCGCATGGTCGCTTTGATCGCCAGCGGCATGAGCACGGCGGCGGCCGCCGCCATTGCTCGCGGCGAGTCCGCATCGCAGGCTCCGAGCGTTGCGGTTGAGCCGTTCTCGCCGGCGGCCGCGGTGCGCGGCTTTCGCCGGGCCGCGGCGCGGTTGGACGCCCCGCTGATGCGTGAGCTCGCGCGGCGGCTGATCGCCGAACACGACGTGGCCACGGCGTGGGAGGAAGTGTTCACTCCCGTACTGGTCGAACTCGGGGCCGGATCGGCGATCGAGGTCGAGCACATGGCGAGCGCCAGCATCCAGCACGCGTTGCGGCAGATCCCGGCGGCGCGGGAACGGGGTCGGCTGCCCGTGCTGCTCGCGTGCGCCCCGGACGAGCAGCACACGCTGCCTCTCGACGCGTTGGCCGCCGTGCTGTCGGAGCAGGGCTGCGCCCATCGGAGCCTCGGTGCACGGGTACCCGCCCCGGCGCTGGTCAAGGCCGTCGACCAGCTCCGTCCCGCCGTGACGGTCGTATGGGCGCACACCGAGGTCCTGGCCGGTCTCGTCCCGCTCGACGACCTGCTGGCGTCCGGTCACACGACGGTCGTCGTGGCCGGTCCCGGCTGGCAGTCGGTGCCGCCGGACGTGCGCCAGGTCAGCTCGCTACGGGAGGCCGTGACCGTGGTGTCGGAGCTCAGCGGCATCGCCGCGCTCAGCACCTGA
- a CDS encoding cytochrome P450: MSQGMPTERDAGPFDPPSRMSELRATRPVSPLVFPDGHEGWLVTGYDEVRQVLADTRFSSRQDIGVLHVPWETPGMPPATEPSPQIPGLFIAMDPPDHTRLRRKLIGAFTVKRMKMLEEHIIEITERQLDELAAMARPVDLVTAFALPVPSLVICELLGVPYADRATFQANSAQFLVKDQSLEEKMGAWNALTSYLAGLITAKRAEPGDDLLSDLARDEDLSVEELIGIAFLLLLAGHETTANMLALGTFALLEHPDQLAELRADPELMPDAVEELMRYLAVADTFLRYATEDIELAGETITKGTTVVVSLLAAGHDPQRFENGDTLDVHRKARGHVSFGHGVHQCLGQQLARIEMRAGFAGLLRRFPTLELAIPAGEVRLRTDMSIYGVHELPVTWTD, from the coding sequence ATGAGCCAGGGCATGCCCACCGAGCGCGACGCCGGCCCGTTCGACCCGCCGAGCCGGATGAGCGAGCTGCGCGCGACCCGCCCGGTCAGCCCGCTGGTCTTCCCGGACGGCCACGAGGGCTGGCTGGTCACCGGCTACGACGAGGTCCGCCAGGTGCTGGCCGACACCCGGTTCAGCTCCCGCCAGGACATCGGCGTCCTGCACGTGCCGTGGGAGACGCCGGGCATGCCGCCGGCCACCGAGCCGTCCCCGCAGATCCCGGGCCTGTTCATCGCCATGGACCCGCCGGACCACACCCGGTTGCGGCGCAAGCTGATCGGCGCCTTCACGGTGAAGCGGATGAAGATGCTCGAGGAGCACATCATCGAGATCACCGAGCGGCAGCTGGACGAGCTGGCCGCCATGGCCCGGCCGGTCGACCTGGTCACGGCGTTCGCGCTGCCGGTGCCGTCGCTGGTCATCTGCGAGCTGCTCGGCGTGCCCTACGCGGACCGGGCGACCTTCCAGGCCAACTCGGCCCAGTTCCTGGTCAAGGACCAGTCGCTGGAGGAGAAGATGGGCGCGTGGAACGCCCTGACCTCGTACCTGGCCGGGCTGATCACCGCCAAGCGGGCCGAGCCGGGCGACGACCTGCTGTCCGACCTGGCCCGTGACGAGGACCTGAGCGTCGAGGAACTGATCGGCATCGCCTTCCTGCTGCTGCTCGCCGGGCACGAGACCACCGCGAACATGCTGGCACTGGGCACTTTCGCCCTGCTGGAGCACCCGGACCAGCTGGCCGAGCTGCGGGCCGACCCGGAACTGATGCCTGACGCCGTCGAGGAGCTCATGCGCTACCTCGCCGTCGCCGACACGTTCCTGCGCTACGCCACCGAGGACATCGAGCTCGCCGGCGAGACGATCACCAAGGGGACGACGGTCGTCGTCTCGCTGCTGGCCGCCGGCCACGACCCGCAGCGGTTCGAGAACGGCGACACGCTGGACGTGCACCGCAAGGCCCGTGGCCATGTGTCCTTCGGGCACGGCGTGCACCAGTGCCTCGGCCAGCAGCTGGCCCGAATCGAGATGCGGGCCGGCTTCGCCGGGCTGCTGCGCCGCTTTCCGACGCTGGAGCTGGCCATTCCGGCCGGCGAGGTGCGGCTGCGGACCGATATGAGCATCTACGGCGTGCACGAGCTGCCGGTGACCTGGACGGACTAG